The Elgaria multicarinata webbii isolate HBS135686 ecotype San Diego chromosome 1, rElgMul1.1.pri, whole genome shotgun sequence genome has a window encoding:
- the LOC134411032 gene encoding copine-1-like isoform X1: protein MKMQGLMAHCVTKVELSISCDNLIDKDVGSKSDPLCVLLQNVGGDQWTELDRTEKIKNCQNPQFSKKLLIDYYFEKVQKVKFGIYDIDNKSYDLSDDDYLGGAECTLGQIVSSKTLIQPLMLKKGKPAGKGTVTISAEEIKDTRIVSLDVEARNLDKKDFLGKSDPFLEFYKQSDSGKWQLVYRSEVIKNNLNPCWRKFSVPLQTFCGGDFNKPIKVHCYDYDSDGSHDLIGSFETNLSQLQKAGGSSPVEFECIHPEKKRKKKSYKNSGIVRVKSCKIETEYSFLDYIMGGCQINFTVGIDFTGSNGDPKSPDSLHYISPNGINEYLTAIWSVGNVVQDYDTDKLFPAFGFGAQVPPDWQVSHEFALNFNSTNPYCQGIQGVVDAYRQALPQIRLYGPTNFSPIINHVARFAAHSAQQGTASQYYVLLIITDGEITDLDQTRQAIVSASKLPMSIIIIGVGSAEFKAMEFLDGDDGVLKSLSGEPAARDIVQFVPFRQFQNAPREALSQTVLAEVPKQLVSYFKKTGLAPVKLPTEKQAQSK from the exons ATGGCTCACTGCGTGACCAAGGTGGAACTGTCCATATCCTGTGACAATCTGATTGATAAAGATGTTGGCTCAAAATCTGATCCTCTGTGTGTCTTGCTCCAAAATGTTGGTGGAGACCAATGGACTGAA TTGGATCGAACTGAAAAAATAAAGAATTGCCAGAACCCTCAATTTTCGAAGAAGCTGCTGATAGATTATTATTTTGAGAAAGTTCAGAAAGTGAAATTCGGTATATATGACATCGATAACAAATCATACGATTTAAGTGATGATGACTATCTTGGAGGAGCTGAGTGCACCTTGGGACAG ATTGTGTCAAGTAAAACACTCATTCAGCCTTTAATGCTGAAGAAAGGAAAACCTGCAGGAAAAGGCACTGTTAcg ATTTCTGCAGAAGAGATTAAAGACACCAGAATTGTATCCCTAGATGTTGAAGCTCGGAATTTAGATAAAAAG GATTTTCTGGGCAAATCTGATCCATTTTTGGAGTTTTACAAACAAAGTGATAgtggaaaatggcagcttgtctacAGATCAGAG gtaattaaaaacaatttaaatcctTGCTGGAGAAAATTCAGTGTTCCTCTGCAAACATTCTGTGGTGGTGATTTCAACAAACCCATTAAG GTGCACTGTTATGATTATGATAGTGATGGGTCACATGATTTGATAGGCAGTTTTGAAACTAACCTCTCCCAGCTACAGAAGGCAGGTGGCAGCTCTCCG GTGGAATTTGAGTGTATTCACCctgagaagaagagaaagaagaagagctACAAAAACTCTGGCATTGTTAGAGTAAAGTCTTGCAAG ATTGAAACAGAATATTCTTTTCTGGATTACATCATGGGAGGCTGCCAAATTAACTTCACT GTGGGAATAGATTTCACTGGTTCCAATGGTGATCCAAAGTCTCCAGATTCTCTTCACTATATAAGTCCAAATGGGATAAATGAATATCTCACTGCAATCTGGAGTGTGGGGAATGTGGTCCAGGATTACGACAC TGATAAACTCTTTCCTGCCTTTGGATTTGGAGCTCAAGTTCCTCCAGATTGGCAG GTGTCGCATGAATTTGCATTGAACTTTAACTCTACAAATCCCTATTGTCAAG GAATCCAAGGCGTTGTGGACGCCTATCGCCAGGCATTGCCTCAGATTCGTCTCTATGGTCCAACAAACTTCTCCCCAATTATAAATCATGTTGCTAGGTTTGCTGCTCACTCAGCACAGCAAGGGACTGCTTCT CAATACTACGTTTTGCTGATCATTACAGATGGGGAGATCACTGATTTGGACCAAACCAGGCAAGCCATTGTCAGTGCCTCCAAGCTGCCCATGTCTATTATTATCATTGGAGTTGGCAGTGCTGAGTTCAAAGCCATGGAATTCCTGGATGGAGATGATGGTGTCCTAAAGTCCTTGAGCGGAGAGCCAGCTGCACGAGATATTGTCCAGTTCGTGCCTTTCAGACAGTTTCAAAAT GCTCCCCGTGAGGCACTTTCCCAGACAGTGTTGGCTGAAGTTCCTAAGCAACTGGTGTCCTACTTCAAGAAGACAGGCCTGGCTCCTGTGAAATTACCTACAGAAAAGCAGGCACAAAGCAAATGA